A portion of the Acidobacteriaceae bacterium genome contains these proteins:
- a CDS encoding CvpA family protein: MNPLDWLLITLLAYSTVRAIFRGFVREAFALAGLIVGFFAACWGYQSLALKLKGMINTVPLAQFLAFLLILLGVMAIATLLGHLVKRTASAVGLGFFDRALGAVFGIIRGAVLGGAFLLSVTAFLPTAPWIQHSLLAPYFLRAAHGVSFTMPAELSTRLHSGLEQIKHTNGDWIKLPSPSHTGSSSSASKDF; the protein is encoded by the coding sequence ATGAATCCGCTGGACTGGCTACTGATCACCCTGCTGGCGTACTCCACGGTGCGCGCCATCTTTCGCGGCTTCGTGCGCGAGGCGTTTGCCCTGGCCGGGCTGATTGTCGGCTTTTTTGCTGCCTGCTGGGGCTACCAGTCGCTGGCGTTGAAGCTGAAGGGCATGATCAACACCGTGCCGCTGGCCCAGTTTCTGGCGTTTCTGCTCATCCTGCTCGGCGTCATGGCAATTGCCACGCTGCTGGGTCATCTGGTGAAGCGGACGGCCTCGGCTGTGGGTCTGGGCTTCTTCGATCGTGCGCTGGGTGCGGTCTTTGGCATCATTCGAGGTGCAGTTCTGGGCGGAGCGTTCCTGCTCTCGGTCACCGCATTCCTGCCCACCGCTCCCTGGATCCAACATTCTTTGCTCGCACCGTATTTCCTCCGCGCCGCTCATGGGGTATCCTTCACCATGCCCGCCGAGCTTTCCACCCGGCTGCACTCCGGGCTCGAGCAAATCAAGCACACAAACGGCGATTGGATCAAATTACCCTCGCCGTCGCACACTGGTAGCTCATCCTCTGCATCGAAGGACTTCTGA
- a CDS encoding helix-turn-helix domain-containing protein translates to MKRDLDNLILQMHDAGINYNDAVREFKKRYILEILSRHRGNQCKAAEELGMHRNTLSRTLAELNMDSAQIRKGMRRPVRSVRPAAAALRTNLQIVNGGR, encoded by the coding sequence GTGAAACGCGATCTCGACAACCTCATTCTGCAAATGCACGACGCCGGCATCAACTACAACGATGCGGTGCGTGAGTTTAAGAAGCGCTACATCCTCGAGATCCTTTCGCGTCACCGCGGAAACCAGTGCAAAGCCGCTGAAGAACTCGGCATGCATCGCAACACACTCTCGCGCACGCTTGCAGAGCTGAACATGGACTCCGCACAGATCCGCAAGGGAATGCGCCGCCCCGTCCGTTCGGTTCGCCCGGCGGCTGCGGCCCTCCGGACAAATCTTCAGATCGTGAACGGAGGACGTTAG
- a CDS encoding alpha/beta fold hydrolase produces MIRAFAVAFLLLLTLCGSGCSDAPLIENKPHLTRDVTLIDSTFYSAALRRRMHLRLVFPATPTDHPLPVVYLLHGAGVDYRDWANNSEIASFAAEGFLLVMPDAPGAYYINEAEKRHNEYEQYITADVRQRVAMLAPQGATDRDHTAIVGISRGGYGATTLGLKHPDLYSFIGDISGAIDFPERPFRWHHPFESKTIYRAFGPQGSPTRQQNDPQILAEHVAQATAPYVYIACGNQDLLLTPNHRLANELDQRGIPHEFHVINGAHNWNTWNAQMPLLEAALLAHLRS; encoded by the coding sequence ATGATTCGAGCCTTTGCCGTCGCTTTCCTCTTGTTGCTCACGCTCTGCGGCTCCGGCTGCAGCGATGCCCCGCTGATCGAAAACAAGCCACATCTGACGCGTGATGTAACGCTCATCGATTCGACGTTCTACAGCGCGGCCCTTCGCCGCCGGATGCATCTGCGGCTGGTCTTCCCCGCCACTCCCACCGATCATCCACTGCCTGTGGTCTACCTGCTGCACGGCGCGGGTGTCGACTACCGCGACTGGGCCAACAACAGCGAGATCGCCAGCTTTGCAGCCGAAGGCTTTCTGCTGGTGATGCCGGATGCGCCCGGTGCGTACTACATCAACGAAGCAGAAAAACGGCACAACGAGTACGAGCAGTACATCACGGCAGACGTGCGGCAGCGCGTCGCGATGCTCGCCCCGCAGGGTGCAACGGACCGCGACCATACCGCCATCGTCGGCATCTCGCGCGGAGGTTACGGAGCCACAACGCTCGGCCTCAAGCACCCAGACCTCTACAGCTTCATCGGCGACATCAGTGGTGCCATCGACTTCCCCGAACGGCCCTTCCGCTGGCATCATCCATTTGAATCGAAGACGATCTACCGCGCCTTCGGCCCTCAGGGCAGCCCTACGAGGCAGCAAAACGATCCCCAGATTCTGGCCGAACACGTAGCCCAGGCGACCGCTCCGTACGTCTACATTGCGTGTGGGAACCAGGACCTTCTGCTAACGCCAAACCATCGTCTTGCGAATGAGCTTGATCAACGTGGTATCCCCCACGAATTTCACGTGATCAATGGAGCCCACAACTGGAATACTTGGAATGCACAGATGCCGCTGTTGGAAGCGGCGTTGCTGGCTCATCTCCGCTCGTAG
- a CDS encoding type II and III secretion system protein translates to MSTPAGAQPTTPENNEAKPPAKPVSERDRREADDAYLSGARAVEHHNYVAAEKSFAHAVSLNPNNADYTRAVLFAREARVTELIHEAALARYKKDNTRAQSLLAEAHKLDPDNRIAAAHLAAGGEPNSPAIDPLRFPAENIASTLAGAPHLKATPGKHSFNERGDAASVLRAVYGAWGIQIAMDESAPQTQNVRFVLDDADFDTATALVHQMTKSFAAPVQADRVIISKDTQENRDRLMPLIEETIYLRGMSNEQMQEFANVARNVFDIKNVTASATGGTILLRGDEPTLRLVNATYADMLDGDSDVLLDINLYEIDKSVTRDIGVTTPTSASVFPVYTTATNILNENQSSISQAVSAGLLTLTGNAATDLPVELYFLYAAGLLTSSESSLISGLLGTLGTYNGLPLAGVTISSGVTLNALLTDSEAHLLDSMQVRAGNNQPAEFRTGEHYPIVTATYTSGSASTSAAVSSLLAQYGYSSTSTAASVPQIQYEDLGLTLKATPRIQRSGQVFLKMDLKLEALGSTSLNGIPVLNNRQFTSTTTVPDGQTVLLTSQVSSSEIGALSGLPGLNDVPGFQGTNKDVENDKTELLITITPHVVRQANAHVTSRALRAPHPLAESQ, encoded by the coding sequence GTGAGCACTCCCGCCGGCGCACAGCCAACGACGCCAGAGAACAACGAGGCTAAGCCTCCGGCCAAACCGGTCTCGGAGCGTGATCGCCGCGAAGCCGACGACGCCTATCTCTCCGGTGCCCGTGCCGTCGAGCATCACAACTACGTCGCGGCAGAAAAGTCCTTTGCGCACGCCGTCTCGCTGAACCCCAACAACGCCGACTACACGCGCGCCGTGCTCTTCGCCCGCGAGGCCCGCGTAACCGAACTGATTCACGAAGCCGCTCTTGCGCGCTACAAAAAGGACAACACTCGCGCACAATCTCTGCTTGCCGAGGCCCACAAACTCGACCCGGACAACCGCATTGCAGCGGCCCATCTTGCGGCAGGCGGCGAACCGAACTCTCCGGCCATCGATCCCCTGCGCTTCCCTGCGGAGAACATCGCCTCCACACTCGCTGGAGCGCCACACCTGAAGGCTACGCCGGGCAAGCACAGCTTCAACGAGCGCGGCGACGCAGCCAGCGTACTGCGCGCCGTGTACGGAGCCTGGGGCATTCAGATTGCTATGGACGAGAGCGCGCCGCAGACGCAGAACGTGCGCTTCGTTCTCGACGACGCGGACTTCGATACAGCCACCGCGCTCGTTCATCAGATGACCAAGAGCTTCGCCGCTCCTGTTCAGGCCGACCGGGTCATCATCTCCAAAGACACGCAGGAGAACCGTGACCGCCTGATGCCGCTCATCGAAGAGACGATCTACCTGCGCGGCATGAGCAACGAGCAGATGCAGGAGTTCGCCAACGTCGCGCGCAACGTCTTCGACATCAAGAACGTCACCGCCAGTGCGACTGGCGGAACTATTCTGCTGCGGGGTGACGAGCCAACACTCAGGCTCGTCAACGCCACATACGCCGACATGCTCGACGGCGACTCCGATGTTCTGCTCGACATCAATCTCTACGAAATCGACAAGTCCGTAACGAGAGACATCGGCGTCACAACGCCCACCAGCGCCAGCGTTTTCCCCGTCTATACAACAGCCACCAACATCCTGAATGAGAATCAAAGCTCCATTTCGCAGGCCGTTTCCGCCGGGCTGCTGACACTCACCGGCAACGCCGCGACCGACCTTCCGGTTGAGCTTTACTTCCTTTACGCTGCGGGGCTGCTTACCTCTTCCGAAAGCTCGCTCATCTCAGGCCTTCTCGGGACACTCGGCACCTATAACGGCCTCCCGCTCGCAGGCGTGACCATCTCCAGCGGCGTCACGCTCAATGCTCTGCTGACTGACTCTGAAGCCCACCTGCTGGACTCAATGCAGGTACGCGCGGGCAACAACCAACCTGCGGAGTTCCGCACGGGTGAGCATTACCCGATCGTCACCGCAACGTACACCTCCGGTTCCGCCTCCACCTCTGCTGCAGTTTCAAGCCTGCTGGCGCAGTATGGCTACAGCTCGACCTCCACCGCTGCAAGCGTGCCGCAGATCCAGTACGAAGACCTTGGCCTGACGCTGAAGGCCACGCCACGCATCCAGCGCAGCGGACAGGTCTTTCTCAAGATGGACCTAAAGCTGGAGGCCCTCGGCTCAACCTCGCTGAACGGCATTCCGGTGCTGAATAACCGCCAGTTCACCTCCACCACGACCGTGCCGGATGGACAGACTGTGCTGCTTACCAGCCAGGTAAGCTCCAGCGAAATAGGCGCCCTCTCCGGCCTGCCAGGCCTGAACGATGTGCCGGGCTTCCAGGGCACGAACAAAGATGTCGAAAACGACAAGACAGAGCTGCTGATCACCATTACGCCGCACGTTGTGCGGCAGGCAAACGCTCATGTCACCAGCCGGGCACTTCGCGCTCCGCATCCGCTCGCTGAAAGCCAGTAA
- the pabB gene encoding aminodeoxychorismate synthase component I codes for MLLDVGSVLLESVAVDGRPGKRLLFRDPVRVIEARSVADVPAALLAVDRALAEGLSVAGFVGYEAGLALESVLAALVPEPLDGEPLLWLGCYRSSESVENSLSEVAESSVQAVRLSLTEVEYVSRVEAVQRLIAAGETYQANLTMEACWQAGESAEALYQRLLQAQPVEYAALLRPQAAWHVLSFSPELFFRRDGERIVTRPMKGTAAPGVDMAETRAQAAWLQADEKNRAENVMIVDLLRNDLGRICKIGSVKATELFHVERYPTVLQMTSTVEGRLRDGVGYAEIFRALFPSGSIVGAPKVQTMRRLWELEARRRGVYTGAIGYITPDGQAEFNVAIRTVSLRGQEARMGVGSGIVADSVAELEYAECKTKLAFLTLPAIEPFSLIETLLVENGAYTLLPEHLERMAESAEYFGMVFDGERVQKALREALQEAGNERRRVRLLLDREGVASWSSTALPTPSEEPVDLLLWPQRTQANDLFLRHKTTRRALYDQAFQAAQAAGCADALFLNEDGEVTEGAIHNVVVVLNGGWLTPPLASGVLPGVFRRKLLDVGRVTERRLTREHLEQAEEIYLCNSVRGLRRVRELRPPV; via the coding sequence ATGTTGTTGGACGTGGGCTCTGTGCTGCTGGAGAGTGTTGCGGTAGATGGTCGTCCCGGGAAGCGGCTGCTCTTTCGTGATCCCGTGCGGGTGATTGAGGCAAGGAGTGTTGCGGACGTTCCTGCGGCGCTGCTGGCGGTGGATCGTGCGCTGGCAGAAGGCCTCTCTGTGGCGGGGTTTGTGGGCTATGAGGCTGGGTTGGCGCTCGAATCGGTGCTGGCCGCTCTGGTGCCAGAGCCTCTGGATGGGGAGCCGCTGTTGTGGCTGGGCTGCTATCGGTCATCAGAGAGTGTTGAGAACTCTCTGAGCGAGGTAGCCGAGAGTTCGGTCCAAGCGGTTCGGCTATCGCTGACTGAGGTTGAGTACGTTTCTCGTGTCGAGGCTGTGCAGCGGTTGATCGCAGCCGGGGAAACGTATCAGGCCAATCTCACGATGGAGGCCTGCTGGCAGGCCGGGGAGAGCGCAGAGGCGCTCTATCAGCGGCTTCTGCAAGCGCAGCCGGTGGAGTACGCGGCGCTGCTTCGTCCACAGGCTGCGTGGCATGTGCTGTCCTTTTCGCCCGAGCTGTTCTTTCGCCGCGACGGCGAGCGCATTGTGACTCGACCGATGAAGGGAACCGCTGCTCCGGGGGTGGATATGGCCGAAACGCGGGCCCAGGCTGCGTGGCTGCAGGCGGATGAGAAGAACCGCGCTGAGAACGTGATGATCGTCGATCTGCTGCGCAATGATCTGGGACGGATCTGCAAAATTGGCTCGGTGAAGGCGACGGAGCTGTTCCACGTGGAGCGTTACCCGACCGTGCTGCAGATGACCTCGACCGTTGAAGGGAGGCTGCGGGATGGCGTGGGCTATGCGGAGATCTTTCGCGCGCTGTTTCCTTCGGGATCGATCGTTGGCGCGCCGAAGGTGCAGACGATGCGCCGGCTTTGGGAGCTTGAGGCGCGCAGGCGCGGAGTGTACACGGGGGCGATCGGATACATTACGCCGGATGGTCAAGCGGAGTTCAACGTGGCGATTCGGACCGTGAGCCTGCGAGGGCAGGAAGCCCGCATGGGCGTGGGGTCTGGGATCGTTGCGGACTCGGTCGCGGAGTTAGAGTATGCGGAGTGCAAGACGAAGCTGGCGTTTTTGACGCTCCCGGCAATAGAGCCATTTTCGCTCATTGAGACGCTGCTGGTGGAGAACGGAGCTTACACGCTGCTGCCCGAGCATCTGGAGCGAATGGCTGAGTCGGCCGAGTACTTTGGCATGGTCTTCGACGGGGAGCGCGTACAAAAAGCGCTGCGCGAGGCTCTGCAGGAGGCGGGCAACGAGCGTCGGAGAGTGCGGCTGTTGCTCGACCGGGAAGGCGTTGCCAGCTGGAGTTCCACGGCCCTGCCAACTCCTTCTGAGGAGCCGGTCGACCTGCTGCTTTGGCCGCAACGTACGCAGGCGAACGATTTATTCCTGCGCCACAAGACGACGCGCCGAGCGCTTTACGATCAGGCCTTTCAAGCTGCGCAGGCGGCTGGATGCGCGGATGCTCTCTTCCTGAACGAGGACGGAGAGGTTACGGAAGGCGCCATTCACAATGTCGTGGTGGTTTTGAACGGAGGCTGGCTTACTCCACCGCTCGCTTCAGGGGTGCTGCCGGGAGTTTTTCGCAGAAAGCTGTTGGACGTCGGGCGCGTGACGGAGAGGCGTCTGACCCGGGAGCATCTGGAGCAGGCGGAAGAGATCTACCTCTGCAACTCGGTGCGCGGACTTCGGCGAGTCCGTGAGCTGAGGCCGCCTGTCTAG
- a CDS encoding alpha/beta hydrolase-fold protein, whose protein sequence is MKGARYVSLLTVLFVFATGCSEGPSTALPAAGVRVFDSTVHSTILGRNLPIRIAMPEHIAPGEKLPVVYLLHGYASNYTSFSSWSATDADLVPHGYILAMPEDPSGFYLNQRASNGRYEDYFLTEVIPAVSKLVPEAENDPAHRAVVGMSRGGYGAISIALRHPGTFAFAGGLNSALDISTRPFIWTELRESMRTNEALGKPGSKLRHKYDPFTLIRQASPSQAPFLFMAWSNDDDDNDDDKAFAAELTRRGFRHTVATVPGKHTWDATSLMMPELAQSLDACFHPAQPTSAAR, encoded by the coding sequence GTGAAGGGCGCTCGATACGTTTCACTTCTGACGGTTCTCTTTGTGTTTGCAACGGGTTGCTCTGAGGGACCGAGTACGGCTCTCCCCGCTGCAGGCGTGCGCGTCTTCGACAGCACCGTCCACTCCACCATCCTCGGCCGCAACCTCCCCATCCGCATCGCGATGCCGGAACACATCGCTCCCGGCGAAAAGCTGCCGGTGGTGTATCTGCTGCATGGCTATGCGTCGAACTACACGTCGTTTTCCAGCTGGTCGGCGACGGACGCAGACCTCGTTCCACACGGTTACATCCTCGCCATGCCGGAAGACCCTTCGGGCTTCTATCTGAACCAGCGGGCCTCCAACGGCCGCTACGAAGACTACTTCCTGACCGAAGTGATTCCCGCGGTGAGCAAGCTTGTGCCGGAGGCGGAGAACGACCCTGCGCATCGTGCGGTCGTCGGCATGTCGCGTGGCGGCTACGGCGCCATCAGCATCGCGCTGCGCCATCCCGGAACGTTCGCCTTTGCGGGCGGACTGAACTCCGCGCTCGACATCTCCACCCGCCCCTTTATCTGGACAGAGCTTCGCGAATCCATGCGCACCAACGAGGCGCTGGGCAAGCCGGGCAGCAAACTGCGCCACAAGTACGACCCTTTCACCCTCATCCGCCAGGCATCGCCCTCGCAGGCACCGTTCCTCTTCATGGCCTGGAGCAACGATGACGACGACAACGACGACGACAAAGCCTTCGCCGCAGAGCTTACCCGCCGCGGCTTCCGCCACACCGTCGCCACCGTGCCGGGCAAACACACCTGGGATGCCACGTCGCTGATGATGCCTGAGCTGGCCCAGTCACTCGACGCCTGCTTCCACCCCGCGCAGCCAACGAGCGCCGCACGATGA
- the smc gene encoding chromosome segregation protein SMC: protein MLKLKKVQILGFKSFCDRTEVQLTGEGIAAIVGPNGCGKSNISDAITWVLGEQSAKSLRGIKMEDVIFAGTRDRKPTGMAEVSLTLVDPEVYDGQTLAEGEPEVIITDEHPAEVALKANGDWDEAALRAQIAQETEEAVTEAQPGQTYEAKVPKKRKPVLPENATPDQMEVYEASLAEYEAQQAEPQQPEVSDTEAPEGEAAEATLSPRADNVILKIRRRKFGRTPVRAGEVTVTRRLFRSGDSEYLLNGKICRLSDIKDIFMGTGLGGESYAIIGQERIGQLLSSKPHDRRSIIEEAAGITRFKTKKRLAELRLESAKQNLSRVNDIFEEVTRQMGSLKRQAAKAERYREVQTELRGKLRTTLASRLTQMDADQSATAAEIARLAGLIDEQSAGLDEMDAEHTTGVARGYELDGVIREANSRANSSAVELERITARTNANNDRIQDLTERSETGSEERKQAQAQLATLTAELEQQKAFLEGANNEASGAREMAQAQTAQAQAATRDVLTAEATAENQRRQAVSAMQRVSQANNEIAQAEAGLQGLDRENERLDAEANSARAELEQIGQQRGQAKMTFEDVTERLKRLENEIAEVRTQLSMKREEETQSRKRSNELRAEMATLTGRHTSLEALINEHSYSTDTVRNIFRANQKRNDSNLAPVGTLADFLEVDGKYEQVVDEFLRDELNYIVVKSWDAAEAGMAMLQSEVEGRATFLVHPNDAQSTFPIADGMSASSSPNGEGVVALKDTIRVLDGFGKSLEVILPRLREGFIAPDNATARALALANPQSFFLGPNGETFNNVTVTGGRPRSQGPLALKRELAEVQTKLDAVEAELSRNETATLTLTRDIAELTAMLENKQAERRDAERESANQGAALRQMESEASRIQSRLQQYELAQGRNKDQRTQREELIGRKRADAERFAGEQTGLEQQVEELTARISQMRADREDLQAAASEANAMLAGIEERRRNANATFEQTNRLFQTQQQRIQQLDSQLANAQSEKARREEENIAFESQHTELTEMRQQAVAESEVLSAEASTLRARIGELDTKLRALRGDTEGLREQRSTLTAKTAKLTSDIEYLEATCLNDLGVEASALREDESIERIEGDALTDQEESARTLKGRLEAMGPVNMMALEEYAETAQRHEFLETQRTDLIDSIENTQASIKEIDEISREKFEEAFKVINDNFSTTFTKLFGGGQAFMKLTDPEANGKSDLSGIDIIASPPGKKLQNVLLLSGGEKALTALSLLVGIFQFQPAPFCILDEVDAPLDETNVGRFARLISDMSSTTQFVVITHSKRTMEQADVMYGVTMQEPGVSKIVSVSLGGRSQGKESRSAQQAA, encoded by the coding sequence GTGCTGAAGCTCAAAAAAGTTCAGATTCTTGGCTTCAAATCCTTCTGTGACCGTACGGAAGTGCAGTTGACTGGCGAAGGCATTGCCGCCATCGTAGGCCCGAACGGCTGCGGAAAATCGAATATCTCTGACGCCATCACCTGGGTTCTCGGTGAACAGAGCGCCAAGAGCCTGCGCGGCATCAAGATGGAAGACGTCATCTTTGCCGGCACACGCGACCGTAAGCCGACCGGCATGGCGGAAGTGTCGCTCACGCTCGTCGACCCCGAGGTCTACGACGGCCAGACGCTTGCGGAGGGCGAACCTGAAGTCATCATCACCGACGAGCATCCCGCCGAGGTCGCGCTGAAGGCCAACGGCGACTGGGACGAGGCGGCTCTGCGCGCACAGATCGCGCAGGAGACCGAAGAGGCCGTCACCGAAGCGCAGCCCGGTCAGACCTACGAAGCGAAGGTTCCCAAGAAGCGCAAGCCGGTGCTCCCCGAGAACGCAACGCCAGACCAGATGGAAGTGTACGAAGCCTCGCTGGCAGAGTACGAAGCGCAGCAGGCAGAGCCGCAGCAGCCCGAGGTTTCAGACACAGAAGCGCCCGAGGGCGAAGCTGCCGAGGCCACGCTTTCCCCACGCGCGGACAACGTCATTCTGAAGATTCGCCGCCGCAAGTTCGGCCGCACGCCGGTTCGCGCCGGTGAAGTTACCGTGACGCGTCGACTCTTCCGCTCCGGCGACTCCGAGTACCTGCTTAACGGCAAGATCTGCCGTCTGTCGGACATCAAGGACATCTTCATGGGCACCGGTCTTGGCGGCGAAAGCTACGCCATCATCGGGCAGGAGCGCATCGGCCAGCTGCTCAGCTCGAAGCCGCACGACCGCCGCTCGATCATCGAAGAAGCGGCTGGCATCACGCGCTTCAAGACGAAGAAGCGGCTCGCCGAGCTTCGCCTGGAGTCGGCCAAGCAGAACCTCTCGCGCGTAAACGACATCTTCGAAGAAGTTACCCGGCAGATGGGTTCGCTGAAGCGCCAGGCCGCAAAGGCCGAGCGCTATCGCGAGGTGCAGACCGAGTTGCGCGGCAAGCTGCGCACCACACTGGCGTCTCGACTGACGCAGATGGACGCAGACCAGTCTGCAACCGCTGCCGAGATCGCACGCCTCGCTGGCCTGATCGACGAACAGTCTGCAGGGCTCGACGAGATGGACGCAGAGCACACCACCGGTGTCGCACGAGGGTATGAGCTGGACGGTGTGATCCGCGAAGCAAACTCCCGGGCCAACTCTTCGGCGGTGGAGCTTGAGCGCATCACAGCGCGCACGAACGCCAACAACGACCGCATCCAGGACCTCACCGAGCGTTCCGAGACCGGCAGCGAAGAGCGCAAGCAGGCACAGGCTCAACTGGCCACGCTGACCGCTGAGCTCGAGCAGCAGAAGGCTTTTCTGGAAGGCGCGAACAACGAAGCCAGCGGCGCTCGCGAAATGGCGCAGGCGCAGACCGCGCAGGCTCAGGCTGCAACGCGCGATGTGCTAACCGCCGAAGCCACCGCGGAAAACCAGCGTCGTCAGGCAGTGAGCGCCATGCAACGCGTCTCGCAGGCCAATAACGAAATCGCACAGGCTGAAGCAGGTCTGCAGGGCCTTGATCGCGAGAACGAGCGTCTGGATGCTGAAGCCAACTCCGCCCGCGCCGAACTGGAGCAGATCGGCCAGCAGCGCGGACAGGCGAAGATGACGTTCGAAGACGTCACCGAGCGACTGAAGCGTCTCGAGAACGAGATCGCTGAGGTGCGTACGCAGCTCAGCATGAAGCGCGAGGAGGAGACACAGTCGCGCAAGCGTTCGAACGAGCTGCGTGCCGAGATGGCGACGCTGACAGGACGCCACACCTCGCTCGAAGCACTCATCAACGAGCACTCGTACTCGACCGACACGGTTCGCAACATCTTCCGCGCAAACCAGAAGCGCAACGACAGCAACCTTGCTCCCGTTGGAACGCTTGCCGACTTCCTCGAAGTCGACGGCAAGTACGAGCAGGTGGTCGACGAGTTCCTGCGCGACGAGTTGAACTACATCGTCGTGAAGAGCTGGGACGCAGCCGAGGCCGGCATGGCCATGCTGCAATCCGAGGTCGAAGGACGCGCCACCTTCCTCGTGCATCCGAACGATGCGCAGTCCACCTTCCCTATCGCAGACGGTATGAGTGCATCTTCTTCACCGAACGGCGAAGGTGTCGTCGCGCTGAAGGACACCATCCGCGTACTCGATGGCTTTGGCAAATCGCTGGAAGTGATTCTGCCCCGTCTGCGCGAAGGCTTTATCGCACCGGACAACGCCACCGCTCGTGCGCTGGCGCTTGCCAACCCGCAGAGCTTCTTCCTCGGGCCGAACGGCGAGACGTTCAACAACGTAACAGTCACCGGTGGGCGTCCTCGTTCGCAGGGTCCGCTGGCGTTGAAGCGCGAGCTTGCAGAGGTACAGACGAAGCTCGACGCAGTGGAAGCAGAGCTCTCCCGCAATGAGACAGCGACGCTGACGTTGACGCGCGACATCGCAGAGCTGACCGCGATGCTTGAGAACAAGCAGGCCGAGCGCCGCGACGCTGAGCGCGAATCCGCCAACCAGGGCGCAGCGCTGCGGCAGATGGAGTCCGAAGCAAGCCGCATCCAGTCACGTCTGCAGCAGTACGAACTCGCACAGGGACGTAACAAGGACCAGCGCACGCAGCGTGAAGAGCTGATCGGTCGCAAGCGGGCCGATGCAGAGCGTTTTGCAGGCGAGCAGACGGGCCTGGAGCAGCAGGTGGAAGAGCTGACCGCACGCATCTCGCAGATGCGTGCCGACCGCGAAGACCTGCAGGCTGCAGCTTCCGAAGCCAACGCCATGCTTGCAGGCATCGAAGAGCGCCGTCGCAATGCGAACGCCACCTTCGAGCAGACTAATCGCCTCTTCCAGACACAGCAGCAGCGCATTCAACAGCTTGATTCGCAGCTTGCCAATGCACAGTCCGAGAAGGCCCGCCGCGAAGAAGAGAACATCGCCTTCGAGTCGCAGCACACGGAACTCACCGAGATGCGCCAGCAAGCGGTTGCAGAGTCCGAGGTGCTTTCTGCCGAAGCGTCGACGTTGCGCGCACGCATCGGCGAACTCGACACCAAGCTGCGCGCTCTGCGTGGTGATACCGAAGGTCTTCGCGAGCAGCGCTCGACGCTGACCGCAAAGACCGCAAAGCTCACCTCGGACATCGAGTACCTCGAGGCCACCTGCCTCAACGACCTCGGCGTGGAGGCCTCTGCACTGCGCGAAGACGAGTCAATCGAACGCATCGAAGGCGATGCCCTCACCGATCAGGAAGAGTCTGCGCGCACCCTGAAGGGCAGGCTTGAGGCAATGGGCCCGGTGAACATGATGGCGCTCGAAGAGTACGCCGAGACCGCGCAGCGCCACGAGTTCCTCGAAACGCAGCGCACCGACCTCATCGACTCCATCGAGAACACGCAGGCCTCGATCAAGGAGATCGACGAGATCTCGCGCGAGAAGTTCGAAGAAGCCTTCAAGGTGATCAACGACAACTTCTCCACCACGTTCACGAAGCTCTTCGGGGGCGGACAGGCGTTCATGAAGCTGACGGATCCGGAAGCCAACGGCAAGAGCGATCTTTCGGGCATCGACATCATCGCGTCGCCGCCGGGCAAGAAGCTGCAGAACGTGCTGCTGCTTTCGGGTGGAGAGAAGGCGCTCACCGCACTCTCGCTGCTGGTCGGCATCTTCCAGTTCCAGCCCGCACCGTTCTGCATCCTGGACGAAGTCGATGCTCCGCTGGACGAAACCAACGTGGGCCGCTTTGCTCGCTTGATCTCGGATATGAGCTCGACGACGCAGTTCGTCGTCATCACCCACTCAAAGCGCACGATGGAGCAGGCCGACGTGATGTACGGCGTGACCATGCAGGAGCCCGGTGTCTCGAAGATCGTCTCCGTTTCACTCGGTGGCCGCTCGCAGGGCAAGGAATCACGCTCCGCGCAACAGGCGGCTTAG